A segment of the Pseudomonas versuta genome:
CATCCGGGCTGTCCGAATACCTTACAGGTATGGTGCCTAACCTTATTTGTATTGGTATTGCAACGGATCGTGGTCGAGAATCGCAAGGCCTGCCTGTACCTGTCACAGTTGTACTGCGCCTGATTGATAAAAATAATATAAGAGTGACCGCCATGAATATGCCCCTGCTAAGCGAGCGCAGTGAGGTGTTCAAGAACGCCGACCCGCATGCCGTATCCGGCTATGTGAATCAGCATGTCGGCAGCCATTGTATTCACCTGCCGCGCAAAGCCAGTGCCCAGGCGCAACTGAACCACCGCAAGTTTGCCAGCCTGGACCTTTGCCGGATCAGCTACGGCTCCAGTGTGCGTGTGGTATCCGATGCGCTGGAGGACATCTTCCACTTGCAGGTTCTGCTGCGCGGCGACTGCCTGTGGCGTAGCCCCACCGGAGTGCACCATCTGGTGCCCGGGGAGCTGCTGCTGATCAACCCCGATGATCCGGTAGACCTGACGTATTCCCATGACTGCGAAAAATTCATTCTGAAAGTGCCGACCAGGCTGCTGGAGTCGATCTGCCAGGAGCAGCGCTGGCTTTATCCGCGCGAAGGCATCCGTTTTCTGCAACAGCGCTATGCGCTGGATCAACTGCAAGCGTTTGTACCGTTACTGGCCACCATCTGCACCGAGGCCGAGGACGGTGCTGCACTGGCCCGGGTCCAGGAGCACTACGCGCATATAGTCGCCAGCAAGATGTTGACCCTGATGCGCAATAACGTGCGGCGC
Coding sequences within it:
- a CDS encoding AraC family transcriptional regulator, translated to MNMPLLSERSEVFKNADPHAVSGYVNQHVGSHCIHLPRKASAQAQLNHRKFASLDLCRISYGSSVRVVSDALEDIFHLQVLLRGDCLWRSPTGVHHLVPGELLLINPDDPVDLTYSHDCEKFILKVPTRLLESICQEQRWLYPREGIRFLQQRYALDQLQAFVPLLATICTEAEDGAALARVQEHYAHIVASKMLTLMRNNVRREHLACSSSTFERLLDYITCNLQHDISVQSLADQAQLSVRSLYALFEKHMCTTPQRFIREQKLSRIQACLADPSCNVRNVTELALDYGFVHLGRFAEQYRKQFTELPSDTLKRRAQRMAIG